In the Methanothermobacter sp. K4 genome, AGACTGAAGATAACAAGGGAACTTGAAAGGTTCATGGTTCCACTCCAGGAGCGGGGGCTGGCTGTTGATTCCCTCGACCTTGACCCAGGCCCTGACCTTCATGATGTTACAGGAAAATTCAGGGCCCCTGAGGAACTTGAGCCCTCCATTTTCAGGGGTGGGACCTCTGAGGCAATCAGATTATTCGATAAGTTTCTTTCAGAGAAACTTGCATGCTTTGAGAAGTACAGAAATGACCCTGTAAAGAACTGCCTATCAAACATGAGCCCATACCTCCACTTTGGACATATATCACCTCTTTATCTTGCCCTGAAGGCCTCTGAAGTGGGTGAATGCCCTGAATTCCTTGAAGAACTCATTGTGAGAAGGGAACTCAGCATGAACTTTGTGCATTACAGTGAGAATTACAGCAGTATAAGTTGCCTTCCGGAGTGGGCCCAGAACACTCTTATGGAGCACGCAAGGGACACCAGGGAATACGAGTACACCCTCAGGGAATTTGAGGAGGCCAGAACCCATGACCCATACTGGAACGCCGCCCAGAAGGAGATGGTTATCACCGGGAAGATGCACGGTTACATGAGGATGTACTGGGGTAAAAAGATCCTGGAGTGGACAGATCACCCTGAAAGGGCCTATGACATAGCACTTTACCTCAATGATAAGTATGAGATAGATGGCAGGGACCCCAATGGCTTCACAGGGGTTGCCTGGTGTTTCGGCAAGCATGACAGGGCCTGGGCCGAAAGGGAGATCTTCGGAAAGGTCAGGTACATGAATGACCGTGGGCTTGAACGGAAATTCAGGATAGGGGAATATGTGAGGCGGGTTCAGGAGATGGAAGAGTAGCTTATACCAGACCATCTTCCATCACCACATCACCACAGAATAAGGACCCCAAGGAAACCCTCACAACAAAACTTTTTTATCATCCGACAGCCAAGTATCTAAGGGATTCCAATTAACTCTCACTCCATGGAGGTTATGATATGAACATTGACCTTGAAGGATACTACAGGATGCGTTACACTCTGTTCAGATGGAGACACAATCAGACATGGATCAACAAGACAGTCATGGCATTTTTCATGGCCTGTGTAACAGGGATAATGGCCCAGGTTGTGATTCCGCTACCATGGACCCCGGTACCCATCACCGCCCAGACACTGGCAGTCCTCATGTCAGGTGTCGTCCTTGGAAGGTACTGGGGCGGACTGAGCCAGGTCATATACGTCCTCATTGGTGCCGCGGGGGTGCCCTGGTTTGCCGGTATGACCGGCGGAGCCTCTGTACTGATGGGTGCGACCGGAGGGTATCTCATTGGATTCGTTCTTGCAGCGCTGCTGCTGGGCCACTTTGTTGACAGACACATAAGATCCAGGAAGTTCACACCAATGATGGCCCTGATGCTTGTTGCAAACTTTGGCCTTATCTACATCCCTGGACTTCTGGTTCTGGGTCTCTGGACCCTGCAGACAACAGGACAGATGCCATCAGCATGGGAACTTCTTGTCATGGGGCTTTTACCATTCATACCCGGTGATCTGCTTAAGATAACAGGGGCTGCGGCACTTACAAGGGCCATAACACCAAAGGAGCCCTACGGTGAAGAGGTTGACGTCCATAAATTCCCTGAATGGAGGCTGCCCTGAGCTGATAATCAGGGCACATCACCTCCTCTGTATGCGGGGGTTTCAGGGATACGGCTACAGCAGGGAATTCGTCGATAATATGGAGAGGATCCTCAAATGGATCCATGATAACCCACAGAAGCCCATAATGATTGTTGATTTTCCAGATGATATCTGTGCTGCATGTCCATTCCTTGATGGATCCACCTGCCTGAGGGCCGAAGACACCGTGAGGCTAATGGATCAGATGCTCATGGATTTACTGGGTATAGAGAGTGGAGATGAACTTACACACACAGAAATTGATGGGCTTATCTCCCCACTCATAGATTCCCCTGAATTAACTGATATATGCGCCGAATGTTCCTGGATTGACGTCTGCCTGGTACACAGAAAGCCCTGATGTTTGAGGTGAAAAGGATGATCCGGCGAAAACTCGGTTCAACAGGCATATCTGCGTCGATACTGGGGATAGGTGTCATGAGGTTCCCTGAGGTGAATGGGAGGCTTGAGAGAAGGTCCGCAGAGAGGATTATGGAGTTTGCCCTTAAGAGCGGCATAAACTACATTGACACCGGTTACACCTACCACGGCTGTGAAAGCGAGGTCTTCGTGGGGGATTTTCTATCAGAAAATGGTGACTACAGGGACGATGCGGTCGTGACAACCAAGCTTCCCACCTGGCTTATTAACAGTAGAGAAGACATGGATAAGTACTTTGAGGAGCAGATGAAGCGCCTCAGAGGCAAAATTGATATATACCTCCTTCACAACCTCAAAAAGGATTCTTGGCTGACCCTCAACGATATGGGGGTTCTTGATTTTCTTGACTCACTCCGGGATGATGGAATTTACGTTGGATTCTCATTTCATGATACAGCCGACGTATTCTTTGAAATAGCCGATTCATACAGCTGGGATGTCATTCAGGTCCAGCACAATATAGTGGATGACCACCAGGCAAACTCCGCCACCCTTTCATATGCCCGCGAACTTGGTGCCGGCACTGTGATAATGGAGCCGCTGAGGGGAGGCTCACTTGTACGTAACATTCCACCGGAGGTCCAGGAGATATATGAAATGGCCAGAAAACCACGGAAGCCTGTGGAGTGGTGTCTTAGGTATCTGTGGGATATGGATGATGTTGACGTGGTTCTAAGTGGTATGGGTAGTGTTTCAGAGATCAGAGAGAATGTTGAAATTGCACTGAACTCGCAGGAGCTCACAAAAGAGGACCATGAAATTTTGAGGGAGGTTAAAAGGGTCTACCGCATGAGGAAGAGTGTCCCCTGTTCAGAATGCGGGTACTGCATGCCCTGCCCTGAGGGCGTTGACATACCCCGTAACTTCAGACTCCTGAATGACGTATACAGGTTCATGAGCACTGGGGGAGTGGAAACTGAGTACAGAAAGATCATGGATGCCCGGGAGCGGGCATCAAATTGTTCAGGCTGCGGCTCCTGCATGCCCTGCCCCCAGATGATCGACATACCCTCTGAACTCAGGAGGGTCCATGAAAAACTTGGATAGGTGAACCCCTTGATTGAAAGGATTAAGTACTCAATCAAGATTGCGGTGATACTCGCGGTGCTTGGCTCTGCCGTCCTGTTTATATGGGGGATGATAGGGAGGATGGCTGTTGACTGGAACGTTCTGAGATCAGCCCTTGAAGGTTTTGTTGCATTTGGAATATTTGGATTCATACTGGGATTTCTGATATATGACCTTGAACCCTAATTTAAAGGGAGTTACAGAAGGCAAATGGAGCTAAAATCTCCGATATATAACCTTGAATCATAGCTACATGGATAATGACTTATATATCCCCTAACATAGTATGATAGGGGGTGATTCCTTGAAGATTCCTGAAAATTTCAACCTCATCGTGACCCTAAGCGGTCAGAAGGGTGGCCCTGCAGGTGAGGAGATAGTTGGCATTGAAGAGATCGAGATGGTGCTTTCAAGGTACGAAGGCGAACTCAGGGTCAGGGATTCTGATTTTCCAAATGTCCTTAAATTTGATCTTGATATGGACCCATTTGAGGCTGTTAATATAATCAGGAATTCTCCAACCACTGTAATATCCAAGGTAGTCCCTGTTGAGGCTGTTGTGAGAACAAGGCTGGACAGTATAATCGAAAGGGTTGCGAGCCTCGTATCTGAGAAGGTTAAGGCAGGGGAGAGTTTCAGGGTCATCTGCGACCTCAGGGGGCGCAGGTACATAAAGTCTCCAGAGGAGGTCGTTAATGCAGTTTCGGCTTTTTTAATGGAGCGGTTTCCTGTTAAGGAGTCTGATGATCCTGACTGGATTATACAGATAGAGGTTGTGGGTGATGCAACCGGTGTGAGCGTCCTAAAACCCCATGATGTTCTGAAGAAGGGGTGAAATTCACATTAGATTATTAAATATAGAAAGGAGGTTTTTCATGAAAATGAATACGGGGGTTTTCATGGTTCTTTTTGCCATGGCGGTCCTCATTGGAACCGGTTATTCTACGGCGGTTAATGTACCCCTGCAGGGTGCTGTAGCCGGAAATACAACTATAGAAGATGGTGTTTACTACACCATCAACGGTGCCATGCCCACTCCAAAAAGCACCAAGTACACATCTCCGATTGTCCTCAACAGGACACTGAACATAAAGTACATGATAATCAAAAACGGTACAGTGAAATACGGCATAATAAACCACGCAATAACAGGAAACATCACCAACAGAACATACCCCAAACTGATATTCAACCAGACACCAATCATAGAACTTGAAAACGGCACATACTACAGGATCAAAAACGGCAACATCACACTCTACAACGCCACAATCGCCCTAACAGGAAACACAATACTGAAATACTTCAAAAACAGCACAAACACAACAATGATGGGCATAATCAAAAACACACCTGCAAGAGCTATCAAAAAGACCAAGTGGATGAAGGTCAAGGTTAAGAGATGGTACAGAAGAGGCGGTAAGTGGAGATACTACTGGACCTATAGATGGGTAAAGAGGATATACCAGGGACTTTATCCAGTCTAGCTTTTCAGTTTAACTTACCTATCTCTTTTTATCTGATTTTAAAAATCTGAAAAAAACGCTGGATGATCCTCTTAAAATGAAAATTTAGGTGGTCTTATGGCTGTAAACGAAAGAATAAATCTATCTGCAAGATTTTAAATGAATACCTGATTTTTTGATGATTTACACTTTTTCTTGGCTTTTTAGCATAAAGAATCCTGATTCACACTGAATTATAGGGCCACAGGAGTATACCTGCTCCTACGAAATTTGTTAAACTTAAATAGACATATATTAAAATTAATTTTATAATACATGAAGTTAATTTTATTTTAGTATTTAATTGTTTATAATTATGAGTAAACAAAAAATTTTATATATTATTTATGATTAATGTATCTGAATGTACTACATATCAATTAAGGGAGGTTTGGTATGAAAAGAACAGTTAGTTTATTTATGGCTGTCTTTGTCGCGCTGGTTATTGGTGGAATGGGACAGGCAGCTGCAACCGATGATATAGGGGTTGGAGAACTGCCAAGAGGAGATTCAGGCGACTTTATCGTAACTTCAGCGCCTGCAGATGGCGTCTACTACACCATTGATGGTGCCATCCCGACAGTCAATAGTACAAGGTACACATCTCCGATTGTCCTCAACAGGACACTGAACATAAAGTACATGATAATCAAAAACGGTACAGTGAAATACGGCATAATAAACCACGCAATAACAGGAAACATCACCAACAGAACATACCCCAAACTGATATTCAACCAGACACCAATCATAGAACTTGAAAACGGCACATACTATCAGATCGGCAACGGCAACATCACACTCTACAACGCCACAATCGCCCTAACAGGAAACACAATACTGAAATACTTCAAAAACAGCACAAACACAACAATGATGGGCATAATCAAAAACACACCTGCAAAACTGGTCAACAAGGTCAAGGTCTCAAAGGTTAAGGTCAAGAAATGGTACAGAAAATGGTACAAACGAGGCGGTAAGTGGAGATACAAGTGGAAGTACCACTGGACCTACAAGCAGGTGAAACAGACCTACCAGGAACTTGAGGCAGCAGCCTGAGTTCCACACAAATCTCTTTTTTTGTTAATACCGGATTCTGAAAATTTATATTCAGGATCCAAGATAATATACACTTACAGGTAATAAAGGAGGTTTAATTATTAAAAAACTCAGAACACTGCCCCTTATTCTTCTCATATCAGTCATGATGACAGGCTGCAGCTGCGGTGCAGATTACACCGTGGACAACACAACCTACATGCAGATATTCACGCCCACCGGTGTCTCAGAAAACTTCACCCTCAACGGCACAGATTACACCCTCCAGGATGGCGATACCATCACATTTCTTGAGGGAATATACGAAAACGTTAACATGATCGTTAACAGGGCCATTAACCTGGTTGCATCGGGCATTGTGCAGCTCAACGGCTTCATTGATGTAAATTCCGCAGCAAACATAACCGGTTTCAGTGTCAATGGAACCGTGGAACTCAACGGTAACAAGAGCTTCCTTAACAGGACAAACGTCACAGGCACACTGGTAGTAAACGGTAACTCATGTGCAGTCAATGGCTCAGGAATATTCAGCTCCCCCGCATCCCTTACTGTTAATGGTGATAATGTAACCATAAGCAACAGTCTCATAAACGCTTCAGCATCACACGGGGTCCTTGTAACCGGGAAAAACGCAACAATCACAGGTAACACCATAACAAACAGTAACGGAAGCGGAATTCTAATAAGGGGAAATGGCTGTATGGCCAGTGGTAACACCATCTACCTCTCAAAGGGGGATGGGATAAGTTCAAATGCATCAGGTGTTTCAATAGCAGGTAACAGCATATCCTTCAACTCTGGGCATGGTATAAATTCCTCAGGTAATGGTACAAGGATCACCAACAACACGGTGCTAAGGAACAACCTCACGGGAATCCATTCAACAGGTGGATGGGCTAACATAACCCAGAATACCGTCAAGTACTCAGGTGCCGATGGCATATACGTTTCAGGAAACGGATCCAGTGTGCAGGGATCCTATGCACAGAACAACACCCGAAACGGTATACATGTGGCTGGCCCCGGCTGCTCTGTCATCAGCTCATACACCTACTACAACGGTGAAAATGGTATTTACTCCACAGGATCAAATGCCTCATTCAGGTATGTGGATGCAAGTTTCAACAGAAAAAATGGGATATATTCCAGAGGGGACAATGCAGCTTTCTTCTATATAACCAGCGCATCCTACAATGGTGAAAACGGCATACTCTCAGCAGGTCGGAATGCCAGCATGCAGATAATACTGGATGTCTCTTCCAATTCACATAATGGAATCTCAAGCCTCGGTGATAGCGCATATTTATGGTTCATTGAGGTTAAGAATAATGGTCTCAACGGTATTTACTCCGCAGGTAAGGACCTTTACCTTTCATATGTGAGGAACTCCACCAACAACACCCTCAGCGGTATCAACTCAACAGGAATCAATGCGAGGATATTTGACGTCACCGTGAAACTCAACCGGCTGCATGGGATCTACTCTTCAGGATACAACGCCACGGTGGCATACTTCGAAGCAGTGGAGAACCTCAAAAACGGTGTATACCTTACAGGGGCCCGCAGCTACATCGTATCAGGAAAAGCCAGTTCAAACCATCAGAACGGGATCCAGGTTAACGGTGCAGATACAATCGTGAGATCCGTGAACTCAACAGACAATGCTGCCGCAGGAATAGCTGTGTATGGTAAGAGCTCAATCATATACAACTGCACATCCCTCAGAAACACCGATGGGGTATACACTGCAACAGATTCCAGGATAATCCTAACCAGGGTCTCTGAAAACAGAAACTGTGGCGTAAACGCCAGGGGCACCACAGGTGTGGAGCAGAGCACGGTTACAGGTAACAGGTACGGTGTTTACGTTGCCGGTGCCGGTTCAGTTATCTACTCATCCACCATAAGCAGCAACAGAGGCTACGGCATATACGTGGGGGGATCATCTGTAACCATCTACCGTAACACCATCCAGTACAATGGTGGCGACGGTATAAATGCGAGGGGAGGCTATGCAAAGATCTACTACAACACTGCAAACAGAAATAAGGGTTCAGGTATAAATTCAGCATCATACAGGGCAGTTATAGCGTACAACAGGGCTTCATACAACAGTTACTACGGCATATACTCCTCAGGCAAACGTTCAACCCTTGCAAAGAACACTGCATCAGGAAATAAAAAGGGGAATATAAGGAGACTCTAAAATTGACTCTTTTTAGGATGAACCTTTCCCCCTCATTTTTTCAGAGGCCCTAAATCCTCCGGATGAAAATCATCCACTATTTTTCCATCACTGGATCAAGAACCTTAATACCCTCCTCCTTAAAGATCATGAATTCCTCCCTGTTCCTGGTGTGAATGGGGTATATGGACTCTGGTTCCACGTCGAGTATCATCTCCACGAGGTCAGATCTTCCTGCATGGCCTGAGGAGTGGAACCTCCTGTACTCTGCTATGCCGAAGTGCCTGAGCCAGTTGCTCTCCCTCTCTGCATCGATCTCCATCTCCTCATTGAAGGGTTCAGTCTTGGACTTGATGTAGGCCGCGCCCTCAGGTTTGATGTCTATGAATTCCTTGAAGTCAAAGTAGTCACACTGGAAGATATACTCGCCGGGTTCCCTCTGGAGGTCCCTGTAGGTTATGATGTTGTCCAGTT is a window encoding:
- the phrB gene encoding deoxyribodipyrimidine photo-lyase, which codes for MIHDERIKSLNTEEPDRSGKYVIYWMQASVRAHWNHALEYAIETANSLQKPLIVIFGLTDEFPNANSRHYSFLIEGLVDVGDALMKRGVRLVVECERPPSAVIKYSDEASAVVVDRGYLDIQRGWVDELSESLHIPLVQVESNVIVPVETASPKEEYSAGTFRLKITRELERFMVPLQERGLAVDSLDLDPGPDLHDVTGKFRAPEELEPSIFRGGTSEAIRLFDKFLSEKLACFEKYRNDPVKNCLSNMSPYLHFGHISPLYLALKASEVGECPEFLEELIVRRELSMNFVHYSENYSSISCLPEWAQNTLMEHARDTREYEYTLREFEEARTHDPYWNAAQKEMVITGKMHGYMRMYWGKKILEWTDHPERAYDIALYLNDKYEIDGRDPNGFTGVAWCFGKHDRAWAEREIFGKVRYMNDRGLERKFRIGEYVRRVQEMEE
- a CDS encoding biotin transporter BioY, producing MNIDLEGYYRMRYTLFRWRHNQTWINKTVMAFFMACVTGIMAQVVIPLPWTPVPITAQTLAVLMSGVVLGRYWGGLSQVIYVLIGAAGVPWFAGMTGGASVLMGATGGYLIGFVLAALLLGHFVDRHIRSRKFTPMMALMLVANFGLIYIPGLLVLGLWTLQTTGQMPSAWELLVMGLLPFIPGDLLKITGAAALTRAITPKEPYGEEVDVHKFPEWRLP
- a CDS encoding DUF1284 domain-containing protein, encoding MKRLTSINSLNGGCPELIIRAHHLLCMRGFQGYGYSREFVDNMERILKWIHDNPQKPIMIVDFPDDICAACPFLDGSTCLRAEDTVRLMDQMLMDLLGIESGDELTHTEIDGLISPLIDSPELTDICAECSWIDVCLVHRKP
- a CDS encoding aldo/keto reductase — encoded protein: MIRRKLGSTGISASILGIGVMRFPEVNGRLERRSAERIMEFALKSGINYIDTGYTYHGCESEVFVGDFLSENGDYRDDAVVTTKLPTWLINSREDMDKYFEEQMKRLRGKIDIYLLHNLKKDSWLTLNDMGVLDFLDSLRDDGIYVGFSFHDTADVFFEIADSYSWDVIQVQHNIVDDHQANSATLSYARELGAGTVIMEPLRGGSLVRNIPPEVQEIYEMARKPRKPVEWCLRYLWDMDDVDVVLSGMGSVSEIRENVEIALNSQELTKEDHEILREVKRVYRMRKSVPCSECGYCMPCPEGVDIPRNFRLLNDVYRFMSTGGVETEYRKIMDARERASNCSGCGSCMPCPQMIDIPSELRRVHEKLG
- a CDS encoding THUMP domain-containing protein — encoded protein: MKIPENFNLIVTLSGQKGGPAGEEIVGIEEIEMVLSRYEGELRVRDSDFPNVLKFDLDMDPFEAVNIIRNSPTTVISKVVPVEAVVRTRLDSIIERVASLVSEKVKAGESFRVICDLRGRRYIKSPEEVVNAVSAFLMERFPVKESDDPDWIIQIEVVGDATGVSVLKPHDVLKKG
- a CDS encoding chitobiase/beta-hexosaminidase C-terminal domain-containing protein yields the protein MKMNTGVFMVLFAMAVLIGTGYSTAVNVPLQGAVAGNTTIEDGVYYTINGAMPTPKSTKYTSPIVLNRTLNIKYMIIKNGTVKYGIINHAITGNITNRTYPKLIFNQTPIIELENGTYYRIKNGNITLYNATIALTGNTILKYFKNSTNTTMMGIIKNTPARAIKKTKWMKVKVKRWYRRGGKWRYYWTYRWVKRIYQGLYPV
- a CDS encoding chitobiase/beta-hexosaminidase C-terminal domain-containing protein: MKRTVSLFMAVFVALVIGGMGQAAATDDIGVGELPRGDSGDFIVTSAPADGVYYTIDGAIPTVNSTRYTSPIVLNRTLNIKYMIIKNGTVKYGIINHAITGNITNRTYPKLIFNQTPIIELENGTYYQIGNGNITLYNATIALTGNTILKYFKNSTNTTMMGIIKNTPAKLVNKVKVSKVKVKKWYRKWYKRGGKWRYKWKYHWTYKQVKQTYQELEAAA
- a CDS encoding right-handed parallel beta-helix repeat-containing protein encodes the protein MMTGCSCGADYTVDNTTYMQIFTPTGVSENFTLNGTDYTLQDGDTITFLEGIYENVNMIVNRAINLVASGIVQLNGFIDVNSAANITGFSVNGTVELNGNKSFLNRTNVTGTLVVNGNSCAVNGSGIFSSPASLTVNGDNVTISNSLINASASHGVLVTGKNATITGNTITNSNGSGILIRGNGCMASGNTIYLSKGDGISSNASGVSIAGNSISFNSGHGINSSGNGTRITNNTVLRNNLTGIHSTGGWANITQNTVKYSGADGIYVSGNGSSVQGSYAQNNTRNGIHVAGPGCSVISSYTYYNGENGIYSTGSNASFRYVDASFNRKNGIYSRGDNAAFFYITSASYNGENGILSAGRNASMQIILDVSSNSHNGISSLGDSAYLWFIEVKNNGLNGIYSAGKDLYLSYVRNSTNNTLSGINSTGINARIFDVTVKLNRLHGIYSSGYNATVAYFEAVENLKNGVYLTGARSYIVSGKASSNHQNGIQVNGADTIVRSVNSTDNAAAGIAVYGKSSIIYNCTSLRNTDGVYTATDSRIILTRVSENRNCGVNARGTTGVEQSTVTGNRYGVYVAGAGSVIYSSTISSNRGYGIYVGGSSVTIYRNTIQYNGGDGINARGGYAKIYYNTANRNKGSGINSASYRAVIAYNRASYNSYYGIYSSGKRSTLAKNTASGNKKGNIRRL